The genomic region TGCAACTCCGGCACCAACCAGAAGTGGACCGTCAACTCCAACGGGACCATCACCAACAACCTCTCCGGCCTGTGCCTGGACGCCTCCGGCAACGGCACCGCCAACGGCACCAAGCTGGACCTGTGGACGTGCAACGGCGGCAGCAACCAGAAGTGGACCCTCAACTGACTCCTGAGAGTTGCTGTGCCGGGGCGAGGCAGACCGCATGCGCGGTCTGCCTCGCCCCGGCCGAGGAGTGAACCCCCTGGGTGGGTCCCGCGATTCAGCGGGCGGTGAGGGTCCAGAGGTGGTCGGGGGTGCCGTTGTCGTCCCACTGGAGGACCTGGGCCCCGGAGGCGGTGCTCTCGTTGGTGACGCCGAGGAGCAGGCCGCTGTGGTAGTTGGCGATCTTGTACCGGCCGCCGCCGGCGGGGATCATCTGCCACAGGTGGTCGGGAGTGCCGTTGTCACCCCAGATCAGCGCGGTGCCGCCGTCGCTGGTGCTCTCCTGGTAGATGCCCAGAGCCTGGCCGCTCTTCTGGTTGATGATCTTGTAGAGGTTGGAACCGGCGGGCACCAGGGTCCAGTTCTGGTCGGTGCCGGTGGTGGGGGTGGCCTGGACGACGGCGGTGCCCTGCGCGGTGGCGGCGTTCTGGGTGTCCAGCGCGAGGCCGCTGTTGACGTTGGTGATCTGGTAGCGCCCGGCGAGCGATGTGGAGGTGCCGCTGGGGGTGACGACGAGGTGGTAGCCGTCGGTGGAGTTGGTGCTGACCGGCACCGTGACGGAGCCGTTCTGGACCGGGTAGTCGCTCTCGGAGATGGTGGTCGGCGAGGCGACGGCGGTGGTGCGGCCGGGGGAGGGCGTGTACTCCAGCTTGACGTGCACGGTGCTGCCGAAGGCCGTCAGGGAGCCGAGCCCGTTGAGGGTGACGGCCGAGGAGCCGGAGCCGCCACCGAAGATCACGCTGATCTGGTTGCCGGCGCTGTTGAGCGAGGCGGCGCCGTCGAGGCCGGTCTGCGCCGGGGGAGTGGTGGCGAGCATGTTGCCGGACATGTCGCCGTACCACTTGTAGAGCCAGTAGGCGCCGTTGGGCGAGCCGCCGGTGTCGACCAGGGTGTCGCCGAGGGTGCCGTAGTGGTTCCAGAAGGCGAGTTCGGCGTCGTGGACCCCGACTCGCTCGAACTTGGCGATATAGCCCGCCAGGGGGCCGGGCACGCCGACCTCGCTGGTGGTGGCGTACTCCTCGATGGCGATCGGGCGCGGGCTGATGCCCAGGCTGCTCTCCAGTGACCGGTACGCGGCGACGTCCGCGGCGATGTTCTGGCTGCCCCCGAGCTCGTGCCAGGAGACGATGTCGGGAACGGTGCCGCTGGCCTTGGCGTCGCTGAGGAAGGTGCTCATCCGGCCGCCGTTGTAGTACGAGTAACTCGGGCCCTGGATGGGGGTGCTGGCGCCCTTGGCGCGGATCTCCTGGTAGGTCCTGGCCCAACCGGAGTCGAAGGAACCGGCGTTGTTGGTGTCCCAGGTCCAGTCCGGCTCGTTCCACGGCTCGTAGGCACTGATGTTGGTGGCGCCGGAGGACTTGACCGAGGCGACCTGGGTGTCGACGGCGGACAGCCAGTCGTTCCAACTTACCCACTTGTAGGGGAAGTTGGGGTACCAGTCGGACATTCGGACGACGACCTTGGCTCCGGCCCTGGCCGCCTCGGGGGCGACCACCAGGGCGTCACCGGCGGGGCCGGGCTCGCCGTTGGGCAGCTGGTGGCCGCCGGGGGCCATCTGGACGAAGGTGTTGGGGTGCAGCGGTGAGACCAGGCTGTCGCTCGGACTGGTGGCGGTCGCGAGGCCGTAGAGACCGCCGCTGGCGACGTGGGTGACGGGCCGCAGGGTCTGGTTGGCGTTGACGACCAGGGTGGTGGTGGCGGCCTGGGCGGGGGTGCCGACGAAGGTTCCGGCGACCATCGCCAGGGTCGCGGTTCCGATGGCGGCGACGGTGGCGGTGCGCGGCAGCGGCCGTCGCCTGCGCGGCGTTTGCGGCGTCCGCGGTGTGTGCGGTGTCTGCATGGGGGAGCTCTCCTGACTGACTGGGTGGGGGTGAGCGGGGAGCGGGGACCGGCTCAGTCCTTGACGGCGCCGGCTGTGACGCCGGCGGCGACGTAGCGCTGTGCGAGGACGAGCAGGACAGCGGCGGGGATGGAGGCGACCACGGCGGTCGCCATGATCGAGTTCCACTCCTGGTTGTTGTTGCCGATGTAGCGGTAGATGCCGAGGGTGATCGGCTGGAAGTCGCCGCCGCTGTCGAGGGTGTTGGCGAAGACGAAGTCCGACCAGGCCCACAGGAAGCTGAACAGCGAGACGGTGACCACCGCGTTGCGGCTGACGGGCAGCACGACGGACCAGAAGGTGCGCAAGGCGCCGGCACCGTCGATGGTGGCCGCCGCGGTGAGTTCGTCGGGGATGCCCGACATGAACGCCGTGAAGATCATCACGCCGAACGGGACGGCGAGGGTGGAGTCGGCGACGACCAGTCCCCACCAGGTGCGCATGATGCCGAGGTT from Kitasatospora azatica KCTC 9699 harbors:
- a CDS encoding RICIN domain-containing protein; this encodes MQTPHTPRTPQTPRRRRPLPRTATVAAIGTATLAMVAGTFVGTPAQAATTTLVVNANQTLRPVTHVASGGLYGLATATSPSDSLVSPLHPNTFVQMAPGGHQLPNGEPGPAGDALVVAPEAARAGAKVVVRMSDWYPNFPYKWVSWNDWLSAVDTQVASVKSSGATNISAYEPWNEPDWTWDTNNAGSFDSGWARTYQEIRAKGASTPIQGPSYSYYNGGRMSTFLSDAKASGTVPDIVSWHELGGSQNIAADVAAYRSLESSLGISPRPIAIEEYATTSEVGVPGPLAGYIAKFERVGVHDAELAFWNHYGTLGDTLVDTGGSPNGAYWLYKWYGDMSGNMLATTPPAQTGLDGAASLNSAGNQISVIFGGGSGSSAVTLNGLGSLTAFGSTVHVKLEYTPSPGRTTAVASPTTISESDYPVQNGSVTVPVSTNSTDGYHLVVTPSGTSTSLAGRYQITNVNSGLALDTQNAATAQGTAVVQATPTTGTDQNWTLVPAGSNLYKIINQKSGQALGIYQESTSDGGTALIWGDNGTPDHLWQMIPAGGGRYKIANYHSGLLLGVTNESTASGAQVLQWDDNGTPDHLWTLTAR
- a CDS encoding carbohydrate ABC transporter permease, translated to MLFPVYWMINVSLTPQQDMRKSPPDLFPLHPTFTGYQAVLHDQLPYLGTSLLIGLGTVVVTLVLSAPAAYALAKLRPRGGGFLGISLLIAQMVPGIVMAMGFYGIFLNLGIMRTWWGLVVADSTLAVPFGVMIFTAFMSGIPDELTAAATIDGAGALRTFWSVVLPVSRNAVVTVSLFSFLWAWSDFVFANTLDSGGDFQPITLGIYRYIGNNNQEWNSIMATAVVASIPAAVLLVLAQRYVAAGVTAGAVKD